One genomic segment of [Pasteurella] aerogenes includes these proteins:
- the phoB gene encoding phosphate regulon transcriptional regulatory protein PhoB encodes MSKTVLVVEDERAIREMIVLFLSQQGYQPIEAEDYQSAVNKLSENPKLILLDWMLPGRSGIQFIQYLKKQEETTKLPVIMLTARSTEEDCILCLKEGADDYITKPFSPKVLLARIDAVWRRSYESQSHIIDIDGLQLDQQAKRVFYQQTEINLSATEYKLLHFFMTHPEKVYTRDQLLDFIWGNDIYVEDRTVDSYIRRLRKSLEASQFDRYIQTVRGSGYRFSNHFQES; translated from the coding sequence ATGTCAAAAACGGTATTAGTGGTTGAAGATGAACGCGCGATCCGAGAAATGATTGTTTTGTTTCTCTCACAACAGGGTTATCAACCGATTGAGGCGGAAGATTACCAAAGTGCGGTCAATAAATTAAGTGAAAACCCAAAATTGATTTTATTAGATTGGATGTTACCGGGGCGTTCCGGAATTCAGTTTATTCAATATCTCAAAAAACAAGAAGAAACAACAAAATTGCCGGTGATTATGCTCACTGCGAGAAGCACTGAAGAAGATTGTATTCTGTGCTTGAAAGAAGGCGCTGATGATTACATCACCAAACCTTTCTCGCCAAAAGTTTTATTGGCGCGTATTGACGCGGTATGGCGCCGCAGTTATGAATCGCAAAGTCATATTATTGATATTGACGGGTTGCAACTTGATCAACAAGCTAAACGGGTTTTTTATCAACAAACGGAAATTAATCTTAGCGCAACAGAATATAAATTACTGCACTTTTTTATGACCCATCCGGAAAAAGTCTATACTCGCGATCAATTATTGGATTTTATCTGGGGAAACGATATTTATGTGGAAGATCGCACGGTAGATTCCTACATTCGTCGTTTGCGCAAAAGCCTTGAGGCTAGCCAATTTGATCGTTACATTCAAACTGTACGCGGTTCCGGCTATCGTTTTTCTAATCATTTTCAGGAAAGTTAA
- the gmhA_1 gene encoding phosphoheptose isomerase: MYLAQIKAELVEAQDVLNKFINDENNMKLIQQAALLISDSFKQGGKVLSCGNGGSHCDAMHFAEELTGRYRENRPGYPAIAISDVSHLSCVSNDFGYDYVFSRYVEAVGQKGDVLFGLSTSGNSKNVLNAIQAAKEKGMKVIAMTGKDGGKMAGLADVEIRVPHFGYADRIQEIHIKVIHILMMLIEFEMAKAA; encoded by the coding sequence ATGTACTTAGCTCAAATCAAAGCTGAATTGGTTGAAGCGCAAGATGTATTAAATAAATTTATTAATGATGAAAATAATATGAAATTAATTCAACAGGCAGCACTGTTAATTTCTGACAGCTTTAAACAAGGCGGCAAAGTATTGTCTTGCGGAAATGGCGGTTCTCATTGTGATGCGATGCATTTTGCCGAAGAATTAACTGGTCGCTATCGGGAAAATCGCCCGGGTTATCCGGCAATTGCAATTTCTGATGTGAGTCATTTAAGTTGTGTGAGCAATGATTTTGGGTATGATTATGTGTTTTCTCGCTATGTGGAGGCCGTAGGGCAAAAAGGCGACGTGCTATTTGGTTTATCCACTTCAGGTAATTCAAAAAATGTGTTGAATGCTATTCAAGCGGCAAAAGAAAAAGGCATGAAAGTCATTGCCATGACTGGTAAAGATGGTGGCAAAATGGCTGGATTGGCAGATGTGGAAATTCGTGTGCCACATTTCGGTTATGCCGATCGCATTCAGGAAATTCATATTAAAGTTATCCATATTTTGATGATGTTGATTGAATTTGAAATGGCAAAAGCGGCTTAA
- the tatC gene encoding Sec-independent protein translocase protein TatC, translated as MTVEETQPLITHLLELRNRLLRSVVFVSLVFLALVYFSNDIYNFVASPLLEVMPAGATMIATNIATPFFTPIKLTAVVAIFVSVPFLLYQIWAFVAPALYQHEKRLVYPLLFSSTLLFYLGVAFAYYVVFPLVFAFLTKTAPDGVAIATDISSYLDFVLAIFLAFGVCFEVPVAIILLCWSGVTTPEDLKKKRPYIIVAAFFIGMLLTPPDAISQTLLAVPMCLLFEVGVICARFYRPKEDEEDTEEDESADNVNEK; from the coding sequence ATGACTGTTGAAGAAACTCAACCGCTAATCACTCACTTACTCGAGTTACGCAACCGCTTGTTGCGTAGCGTTGTTTTTGTGTCTTTAGTATTTTTGGCGTTAGTTTATTTTTCTAACGATATTTATAACTTTGTTGCCTCGCCTTTATTGGAAGTTATGCCGGCGGGGGCGACTATGATCGCGACCAATATTGCTACCCCGTTTTTTACGCCGATTAAATTGACTGCGGTGGTGGCTATTTTTGTTTCTGTTCCATTTTTACTTTATCAAATCTGGGCGTTTGTGGCGCCAGCGTTGTATCAACATGAAAAACGCTTGGTTTATCCCTTATTATTTTCCAGTACCTTGCTCTTTTATTTGGGCGTGGCGTTTGCCTATTATGTGGTTTTCCCGTTGGTGTTCGCCTTTTTGACCAAAACAGCTCCGGACGGTGTTGCTATTGCTACCGATATCAGCAGCTATTTGGATTTTGTGTTGGCAATTTTCTTGGCATTCGGTGTGTGTTTTGAAGTGCCGGTGGCGATTATTTTGCTGTGTTGGTCTGGGGTGACGACACCGGAAGATTTGAAGAAAAAACGTCCTTATATTATTGTAGCTGCGTTTTTTATCGGTATGTTATTGACGCCTCCGGATGCGATTTCACAAACTTTACTCGCGGTCCCAATGTGTTTGTTATTTGAAGTTGGTGTTATTTGCGCCCGTTTCTATCGTCCGAAAGAGGATGAAGAAGATACCGAGGAAGATGAAAGTGCGGACAATGTTAACGAGAAATAA
- the mfd gene encoding transcription-repair-coupling factor — protein MKYFNLDIPIQPQDHKIIGNVLAGADVLAIAEIAEQYSGLTVVVTPDTKSAVRLERVLTEFTCLPVTFFPDWETLPYDNFSPHQNITSARLSALFYLQNVKQGILILAISTLMQRLCPPDFLQQNVLLIKKGDNLLIDKLRLQLENAGYRAVEQVLEHGEYAVRGALLDLFPMGSAVPFRLDFFDDEIDSIRIFDVDTQRTQTEIEAIDLLPAHEFPTDNKGIEFFRAQFRETFGEIRRDPEHIYQQISKGTLAAGIEYWQPLFFNQMASLFSYLPMHTLFVELEQLQEQGARFYQDAQQRFESRRIDPMRPLLPPDQLWLSLEEVNRQLKYYPRLSLKTEKVRTSVRQKNLPLQALPQLTIQSQQKEPLQLLRQFIEQFSGNLLFSVETEGRRETLLDLLQPLKLKPKQVAQFSAAKEKINLLVSRLDRGFILEQDVPLAVICETELLGDRVQQRTRDKRKSVNPDTLIRNLAELKIGQPVVHLEHGVGRYGGLITLENAGVAAEYLLLNYANQAKLYVPVASLHLISRYVGGSDETAPLHKLGSDAWVKARHKAAEKIRDVAAELLDVYAQREAKKGFAFQYDRDEFRQFSATFPFEETQDQEMAINAVIADMCQPKAMDRLVCGDVGFGKTEVAMRAAFLAVMNHKQVAVLVPTTLLAQQHYDNFKDRFANLPVNVEVLSRFKTAKEQKQILQNLAEGKVDILIGTHKLIQSDVKFHDLGLLIIDEEHRFGVRQKEKIKQLRANIDILTLTATPIPRTLNMAMNGIRDLSIISTPPARRLSIKTFVRQADDNVVREAILREILRGGQVYYLHNDVASIENCAEKLTALVPEARITIGHGQMRERDLERVMSDFYHQRFNVLVCSTIIETGIDVPTANTIIIERADHFGLAQLHQLRGRVGRSHHQAYAYLLTPHPKAMTKDALKRLEALESLDNLGAGFMLATHDLEIRGAGELLGDEQSGQIESIGFALYMELLESAVNALKDGREPSLDELTQQQVEIDLRLPALLPEDYLGDVNMRLSFYKRIAGVSHKHQLDELKVELIDRFGLLPEAAKNLMRIAELRLAAKALKITKIDVTLQGGFIEFAVNADLDPMKFITLIQQQPTVFKFDGPTKFRFNVPLNEHKVRLEFVENLLKQLLE, from the coding sequence ATGAAGTATTTTAATCTCGATATTCCCATTCAACCGCAAGATCATAAAATTATCGGCAACGTGCTTGCCGGCGCTGACGTTCTTGCTATTGCTGAAATTGCTGAACAATATTCCGGTTTAACGGTAGTTGTGACCCCGGATACTAAAAGTGCGGTGCGTTTGGAGCGAGTTTTAACGGAATTTACTTGTCTGCCGGTCACCTTTTTTCCTGATTGGGAAACCTTGCCTTATGATAATTTTTCGCCCCACCAAAATATTACTTCGGCACGTTTAAGTGCTTTATTTTATTTACAAAATGTCAAACAAGGCATCTTGATTTTAGCCATTTCTACGTTGATGCAACGGTTATGCCCGCCAGATTTTTTACAACAAAACGTTTTATTAATTAAAAAAGGCGATAATTTGCTGATTGATAAATTGCGTTTGCAATTGGAAAATGCTGGTTATCGCGCGGTGGAACAAGTATTGGAACATGGCGAATATGCAGTGCGCGGCGCTTTGTTGGATTTATTTCCGATGGGAAGTGCGGTGCCTTTTCGCTTAGATTTTTTTGATGATGAAATTGATAGTATTCGTATTTTTGATGTAGATACGCAGCGTACACAAACGGAAATTGAGGCAATTGATTTACTACCAGCACACGAGTTTCCGACAGATAACAAGGGAATCGAGTTTTTCCGCGCTCAATTTCGAGAGACATTTGGCGAAATCCGTCGCGATCCAGAACATATTTATCAACAGATTAGTAAAGGTACTCTCGCGGCGGGGATTGAGTATTGGCAACCTTTATTTTTCAATCAGATGGCAAGTCTGTTTTCTTATTTGCCGATGCATACGCTATTTGTGGAATTGGAACAATTGCAAGAACAAGGCGCGCGTTTTTATCAAGATGCGCAGCAACGTTTTGAAAGCCGCCGCATTGATCCGATGCGTCCGTTATTGCCGCCAGATCAGTTATGGTTGAGCCTAGAAGAAGTCAATCGCCAACTCAAATATTATCCACGCTTGAGTTTAAAAACGGAAAAAGTGCGAACTTCTGTGCGGCAGAAAAATTTGCCACTGCAAGCCTTGCCTCAATTGACTATTCAATCGCAACAAAAAGAACCTTTGCAATTGTTACGACAGTTTATCGAACAATTTTCTGGCAATCTTTTATTTTCCGTGGAAACAGAAGGGCGGCGGGAAACCCTGTTGGATTTGTTGCAACCGTTAAAATTAAAGCCGAAACAAGTGGCACAATTTTCGGCGGCAAAAGAGAAAATTAACTTACTTGTCAGTCGCTTAGATCGTGGATTTATTCTTGAACAAGATGTGCCTTTGGCGGTGATTTGTGAAACGGAATTATTGGGCGATCGGGTGCAGCAACGGACACGTGACAAACGAAAATCTGTCAATCCGGATACCCTTATTCGCAATTTAGCCGAATTAAAAATTGGTCAACCGGTCGTGCATTTGGAACACGGGGTGGGGCGTTATGGCGGTTTGATTACCTTGGAAAATGCGGGGGTGGCGGCAGAATATTTGCTACTAAATTATGCAAATCAAGCCAAATTATATGTGCCGGTGGCGTCTTTGCATTTGATCAGTCGGTATGTCGGCGGTTCGGATGAAACCGCGCCATTGCATAAATTAGGCAGTGATGCTTGGGTTAAAGCGCGGCATAAAGCGGCGGAGAAAATCCGTGATGTCGCGGCAGAATTATTAGACGTGTATGCTCAACGAGAAGCGAAAAAAGGGTTTGCTTTTCAGTATGATCGCGACGAGTTCCGCCAATTTTCCGCCACGTTTCCATTTGAAGAGACCCAAGATCAAGAGATGGCGATTAATGCGGTAATTGCGGATATGTGTCAGCCAAAAGCTATGGATCGTTTGGTATGTGGCGATGTAGGTTTTGGTAAAACAGAAGTGGCGATGCGCGCGGCATTTTTAGCCGTGATGAATCATAAACAGGTGGCGGTATTGGTACCTACTACCTTATTGGCGCAACAACATTATGATAATTTTAAGGATCGGTTTGCTAATTTGCCGGTGAATGTAGAAGTATTGTCGCGCTTTAAAACCGCCAAGGAGCAGAAGCAAATTTTGCAAAATTTGGCGGAAGGGAAAGTCGATATTTTGATCGGAACGCATAAATTGATTCAATCCGATGTGAAATTTCATGATCTCGGTTTGTTGATCATTGATGAAGAACACCGTTTTGGTGTGCGTCAAAAGGAAAAAATTAAACAACTTCGCGCCAATATTGATATTTTGACCCTTACTGCCACGCCGATTCCACGTACGTTAAATATGGCGATGAACGGTATTCGCGATTTGTCCATTATTTCAACGCCACCGGCGCGTCGCTTGAGTATCAAAACCTTTGTGCGTCAAGCGGACGATAATGTGGTGCGCGAGGCGATTTTGCGTGAAATTTTGCGCGGCGGACAGGTGTATTATTTGCATAATGATGTGGCGAGTATTGAAAATTGTGCGGAAAAATTGACCGCACTTGTACCGGAAGCACGGATTACGATTGGGCATGGGCAAATGCGCGAACGCGATTTGGAACGGGTGATGTCGGATTTTTATCATCAGCGTTTTAATGTGTTGGTTTGTTCGACGATTATTGAAACCGGGATTGATGTGCCAACTGCTAATACGATTATTATTGAACGCGCTGATCATTTTGGACTGGCGCAATTGCACCAATTGCGCGGACGCGTTGGTCGTTCGCACCATCAAGCTTACGCTTATTTATTAACGCCACATCCGAAAGCGATGACTAAAGATGCGTTGAAACGCTTGGAGGCATTGGAAAGTTTGGATAATTTGGGCGCCGGTTTCATGTTAGCAACTCATGATTTGGAAATTCGCGGCGCCGGTGAGTTGTTGGGTGATGAGCAAAGTGGGCAAATTGAAAGCATCGGCTTTGCGTTGTATATGGAATTATTGGAAAGTGCAGTCAATGCGTTAAAAGATGGGCGCGAACCGTCCTTGGATGAATTAACACAACAGCAAGTGGAAATTGATTTGCGGCTGCCGGCATTGTTACCGGAAGATTATTTAGGCGATGTGAATATGCGCTTGTCCTTTTATAAACGCATTGCCGGCGTAAGCCATAAACATCAATTGGATGAGCTGAAAGTTGAACTTATTGATCGCTTTGGATTATTGCCGGAGGCTGCAAAAAATTTAATGCGCATTGCCGAATTGCGTCTGGCGGCGAAAGCGTTAAAAATTACGAAAATTGATGTCACGTTACAAGGTGGATTTATTGAATTTGCGGTAAATGCGGATTTAGATCCGATGAAATTTATTACGTTAATTCAACAACAACCGACAGTGTTTAAATTTGATGGACCAACGAAATTTCGTTTCAATGTACCGTTGAATGAGCATAAAGTGCGGTTGGAATTTGTCGAGAATTTGCTAAAACAGTTACTAGAATAA
- the hemB gene encoding delta-aminolevulinic acid dehydratase, with product MTEQIFTGFPTRRLRRLRKHDFSRRLVAENKLTVDDLIYPVFIIEGENYREPVPSMPKVERLTIDQLLIEAGLLVKYGVPVIALFPVVEQDKKSLMAEEAYNPNGLVQRAVKALKSHYPQLGVLTDVALDPYTLHGQDGIIDDDNYVLNDITTEVLVKQALSHAQAGADIVAPSDMMDGRIGKIRTALEEQGLINTQIMAYSAKYASCYYGPFRDAVGSAANLKGGDKKTYQVDPANSNEGLQEVALDLQEGADMVMIKPGMPYLDMVYRVKDYFGVPTFAYQVSGEYAMLMAAIQNGWLKEKDAIMEGLLCFKRAGADGILTYFAKQVAEWIYFENKDR from the coding sequence ATGACAGAACAAATTTTTACCGGATTTCCTACTCGTCGTTTACGTCGTTTACGCAAACATGATTTTAGTCGTCGTTTAGTGGCAGAAAATAAGTTAACAGTGGACGATTTAATTTATCCGGTGTTTATTATTGAAGGTGAAAATTATCGTGAGCCGGTTCCTTCCATGCCAAAAGTTGAACGTTTAACCATTGATCAATTATTGATTGAAGCGGGATTATTGGTGAAATATGGTGTGCCGGTGATTGCGTTGTTTCCGGTGGTAGAACAAGATAAAAAATCATTGATGGCGGAGGAAGCCTATAATCCTAATGGCTTGGTGCAACGTGCGGTAAAAGCGCTGAAATCTCATTATCCGCAATTGGGTGTATTAACCGATGTGGCGTTAGATCCTTATACGTTGCATGGACAAGATGGGATTATTGATGACGATAATTATGTGTTAAATGACATCACCACGGAAGTGTTGGTGAAACAAGCCTTATCTCATGCGCAAGCTGGTGCGGATATTGTGGCACCAAGCGATATGATGGACGGTAGAATTGGTAAAATTCGTACCGCACTTGAAGAACAGGGATTGATTAATACACAAATTATGGCGTATTCCGCTAAATATGCATCTTGCTATTATGGACCGTTCCGTGATGCTGTCGGCTCGGCGGCGAATTTAAAAGGCGGCGATAAGAAAACCTATCAGGTGGACCCCGCTAATAGCAATGAAGGCTTGCAAGAAGTGGCGTTGGATTTGCAAGAGGGCGCGGATATGGTGATGATCAAACCGGGAATGCCTTATTTAGATATGGTGTATCGCGTGAAAGATTATTTTGGTGTGCCGACTTTTGCTTACCAAGTCTCCGGTGAATATGCTATGTTGATGGCAGCAATTCAAAATGGCTGGCTAAAGGAAAAAGATGCGATTATGGAAGGTTTGCTGTGCTTTAAGCGTGCTGGTGCGGATGGTATTTTGACCTACTTTGCTAAACAGGTGGCAGAGTGGATTTATTTCGAAAATAAAGATCGATAA
- the tatB gene encoding Sec-independent protein translocase protein TatB has protein sequence MFDIGFSELVVLFIVGLVVLGPQRLPVAIRTVMGWVRTIRGLAANVQSELSQELKLQELQERIKKAEHLNLQQLSPELNKTVEELRESAQKIKADLEKKAAETNTSFEQQAKELKAAIQSNHSAAAEHAAKAESANIEDQQSKVQQVEAQRNALTEPVEIQQAEHLTETSLKTTALSPEEQAELAEQADPIMLSAAQYYPEDEALMELSPSNKTPSEKS, from the coding sequence GTGTTTGATATCGGCTTTTCAGAATTAGTTGTTCTGTTTATTGTGGGTTTGGTCGTGCTGGGTCCACAACGATTGCCGGTGGCAATTCGCACCGTGATGGGTTGGGTGCGTACTATTCGAGGCTTGGCGGCGAATGTGCAAAGCGAGCTAAGCCAAGAATTAAAATTGCAGGAATTGCAAGAAAGAATCAAAAAAGCGGAACATCTAAATTTACAACAACTTTCGCCAGAATTGAATAAAACGGTGGAGGAGTTGCGTGAGTCTGCGCAAAAAATTAAAGCGGACTTAGAGAAAAAAGCAGCGGAAACCAATACCAGCTTTGAGCAACAAGCAAAAGAGTTGAAAGCGGCAATTCAATCAAATCATTCGGCAGCGGCGGAACACGCAGCAAAAGCCGAGTCGGCAAACATTGAAGACCAACAGTCGAAAGTGCAACAGGTTGAAGCTCAACGTAATGCGCTGACGGAGCCGGTTGAAATTCAGCAGGCAGAGCATCTCACTGAAACTTCGTTAAAAACCACCGCACTTTCGCCGGAGGAGCAAGCCGAACTTGCCGAACAAGCAGATCCGATTATGCTTAGCGCAGCACAATATTATCCCGAAGATGAAGCGTTAATGGAGTTATCTCCATCCAATAAGACCCCGTCAGAAAAATCATAA
- the phoR gene encoding phosphate regulon sensor protein PhoR, with product MKIKFSIKHFIAEMVLSALLAFVFSIFAQNFEVWFIGILVLLLLWHHCSEYRLLQLLSPKKNQHDNLNAWGHISQTVGYYKQRHRREKIKTLRMLSKLNRNIQYLPDGIIIFRHDGQISWCNNMAQEIFDFYWDKKVKKNIFSVIFYEEFKNYCKQTNHKRPLVLLTAKERYIEINLTPYDSELTLVIVRDVTQIIRLLHSRQTFLANMNHELRTPLTVLQGYLELLEGSENLSEIEQKAVNAMTEQSKRMANLLQQLNILAKIEHSTNENHNEVNLSELILGCQRSVEMLVSEHQQVVFSVLPNVRVMGDESQLQSAVSNLIFNAIKHSGEQSKIFVRLVLCPEGVEFSVADNGQGIAPQHIPHLTERFYRVDESRSNRTGGSGLGLAIVKHALEQHQAQLQVSSEVGKGSCFSFILPRELLRLCA from the coding sequence ATGAAGATTAAGTTCTCAATTAAGCATTTTATTGCCGAAATGGTGCTATCTGCGTTGCTGGCATTTGTGTTCAGTATTTTTGCGCAGAATTTTGAAGTCTGGTTTATTGGTATATTAGTGTTACTTTTGCTTTGGCACCATTGTAGCGAATATCGCTTGCTCCAATTGTTATCCCCTAAGAAAAATCAACATGATAATTTAAATGCATGGGGACATATTTCGCAAACCGTGGGGTATTACAAACAACGCCATCGACGAGAAAAAATCAAAACTCTACGTATGCTGTCGAAACTCAATCGTAATATTCAGTATTTGCCGGATGGCATTATTATTTTTCGTCACGATGGACAAATCTCTTGGTGTAACAATATGGCACAAGAGATTTTCGATTTTTATTGGGATAAAAAGGTCAAAAAAAATATTTTTAGCGTGATTTTTTATGAAGAATTTAAAAACTATTGCAAGCAAACCAACCATAAAAGACCGTTAGTGTTATTAACTGCAAAAGAGCGCTATATTGAAATAAATTTAACGCCGTATGACAGCGAGTTGACCTTAGTGATTGTGCGTGATGTGACCCAAATTATTCGCTTATTGCATTCGCGTCAAACCTTTTTAGCCAACATGAACCACGAATTAAGAACGCCGCTTACTGTGTTGCAAGGTTATTTGGAGTTGCTGGAAGGATCTGAGAATTTAAGTGAAATTGAGCAAAAAGCGGTGAATGCCATGACGGAACAAAGTAAGCGTATGGCAAATTTATTGCAACAATTAAACATCTTGGCGAAAATTGAGCATTCCACCAATGAAAATCACAATGAAGTCAATCTTTCCGAATTGATTTTGGGGTGCCAGCGCAGTGTAGAAATGTTAGTAAGTGAACACCAACAAGTTGTCTTTTCCGTATTACCTAACGTACGCGTGATGGGCGATGAAAGTCAGCTGCAAAGTGCGGTGTCGAATTTGATTTTTAATGCAATCAAACATTCCGGCGAGCAAAGTAAAATTTTCGTGCGTTTGGTGCTTTGTCCGGAGGGGGTAGAATTTAGCGTGGCGGACAACGGTCAAGGTATCGCACCGCAGCATATTCCACATTTGACTGAGCGTTTTTATCGTGTAGATGAGTCGCGTAGCAATCGTACCGGCGGTAGCGGCTTGGGGCTTGCTATTGTAAAACACGCCTTAGAGCAGCACCAAGCGCAACTGCAAGTCAGTAGCGAAGTTGGAAAAGGCAGTTGTTTTAGTTTTATTTTGCCGCGTGAGTTATTGCGCTTATGTGCTTAA
- the tatA gene encoding twin arginine translocase protein A codes for MGFSWQQLLILLLVIIVIFGTKKLRNVGSDLGAAVKGFKKAMNEDEPNATKDAEFKKITDEAAQTTQSDKVKDKEQA; via the coding sequence ATGGGATTCAGTTGGCAACAATTATTAATTCTTTTATTAGTTATTATCGTGATTTTCGGTACTAAAAAATTAAGAAATGTCGGCTCTGATTTAGGCGCGGCGGTAAAAGGATTCAAAAAAGCAATGAATGAAGATGAGCCGAATGCGACCAAAGATGCAGAATTCAAAAAAATCACAGATGAAGCGGCACAAACCACTCAAAGTGATAAAGTGAAAGATAAAGAGCAGGCATAA